From Sceloporus undulatus isolate JIND9_A2432 ecotype Alabama chromosome 6, SceUnd_v1.1, whole genome shotgun sequence, one genomic window encodes:
- the LOC121934062 gene encoding zinc finger protein 581-like, with protein MELQRHSKSVGDLHRTPETVGRPCLQEPASDVGQPIKLEIGDEGEDAQMLPPKLSRPPVPSPGSALIQGLNGLPGAGKRAHISGGSVGVEQGESSRLGRYLLIDSQGLPYTVLVEEGVGAAGGNEGGSGSSLRKVYSCPVCSRTFEYLSYLQRHSITHSESKPHVCRACGKAFKRTSHLERHKYTHSGRKPHQCPICQRSFRDSGELSHHQRVHTGERPYQCEACHMRFGERNTLQRHIRRKHRLQLLPTA; from the coding sequence ATGGAGCTGCAGAGACATTCCAAGTCTGTCGGAGATCTACATAGAACACCGGAAACTGTGGGACGCCCCTGTCTGCAAGAACCTGCTAGCGATGTGGGGCAGCCCATCAAGTTGGAGATAGGAGATGAGGGAGAGGATGCCCAAATGTTGCCTCCTAAACTCTCTCGCCCACCAGTTCCTTCTCCTGGAAGTGCCCTCATTCAGGGTTTGAATGGGCTGCCAGGAGCAGGCAAGAGAGCCCACATTTCTGGAGGGTCGGTGGGGGTGGAACAAGGAGAATCCTCTCGACTGGGGCGCTACTTGTTGATTGACAGTCAAGGGCTTCCCTACACTGTGCTGGTGGAAGAGGGGGTGGGAGCGGCAGGAGGCAATGAAGGAGGGAGTGGGAGCTCCTTGCGGAAGGTGTACAGCTGCCCTGTGTGCTCGCGGACATTTGAATACCTGTCTTATCTGCAGCGACACAGCATCACTCACTCGGAAAGTAAGCCCCACGTCTGTCGGGCATGTGGCAAAGCCTTCAAGCGCACGTCCCACCTGGAGCGCCACAAGTATACCCATTCGGGCCGGAAGCCCCACCAGTGCCCTATCTGCCAACGCAGCTTCCGGGATTCTGGGGAGCTCTCGCATCACCAGCGGGTCCACACAGGCGAGAGGCCTTACCAGTGTGAGGCATGCCACATGCGCTTTGGCGAACGCAACACCCTCCAGAGGCACATTCGCCGGAAGCACCGCCTGCAGCTGCTTCCCACAGCATAG
- the LOC121934059 gene encoding oocyte zinc finger protein XlCOF7.1-like: protein MEIELVKVKEETGPIIPSVCPFCQEDLPTLTGPKGQLPQCQGCKSFVLEPRSWLLGTPEVLALPAERPYSCSFCPKRFKRASDRRDHERVHTGERPYGCGICGKRFTQSSVLSGHMRIHTGERPFCCGVCFKSFNNGSNFRKHQRIHGQLFGYNNKGDDEKDRDLLLGKKQSQLVEGQNGCQMVKEVRHSENKRKQDPKGRQDSHCNNRISPNSSCGSGLRQPNDSVGHFKGIGLKQDDSSHQMRQNNYECIGFKSLSQTGDGKRHVSCLGENGNCSPGSRVTENGHSFQPLRGVSSENHTKVMRQNKAGGSHTQEEQKQPAESYNDKLQLHGSSWGNGLLLVDGDKQGQESQIRGYLVRRPNGGYLKGLKHSSGEGISANLRQNGTQESHLSGPNPNREVSILELRQNGNCGDAANGRKPKKPGQFGELTQGGGTNKEKWMDFQVGSPGKINADTPKVSSWTCPTGSNVLAWEEPNIRIMKEKDEFEECSALDIPITTSPWQPDSPEPYSLPCNISISPSNHSHHQFRSTFQHWEEDGSAPSFPFQDPETYDQHSMSALDSKPCMCFACPKQFRRATDLKEHLRVHTGERPFGCSVCGKRFTQSSALVTHRRLHTGEKPFECAVCSRRFNNSSNFAKHRRLHGQEGTRHSNKAIVKDLWSTKPH from the coding sequence ATGGAGATAGAACTGGTTAAAGTGAAAGAAGAGACAGGGCCAATAATACCTTCCGTCTGCCCCTTTTGCCAGGAGGACTTGCCAACCCTTACTGGACCCAAGGGACAACTTCCACAATGCCAAGGGTGCAAAAGCTTTGTTTTAGAGCCTCGGAGTTGGTTGCTTGGCACCCCAGAGGTCCTGGCCCTCCCCGCAGAGAGGCCCTACAGCTGCTCCTTCTGCCCCAAGCGCTTCAAGAGGGCCTCAGACCGGCGTGACCATGAGCGCGTCCATACAGGTGAAAGGCCGTATGGATGTGGCATTTGTGGCAAACGTTTTACTCAGAGCTCAGTGCTTTCTGGCCACATGCGCATTCACACTGGCGAGCGGCCCTTCTGCTGTGGTGTTTGCTTCAAGTCTTTCAACAATGGCTCTAACTTCCGGAAGCATCAGCGCATCCACGGCCAACTGTTTGGTTACAATAATAAGGGGGATGATGAGAAAGATCGTGACCTCCTTCTTGGGAAGAAGCAGAGCCAGCTGGTGGAAGGACAAAATGGCTGTCAGATGGTCAAAGAAGTGAGGCATAGTGAGAACAAGAGGAAACAAGACCCCAAGGGGAGGCAAGATAGTCATTGCAATAACAGGATAAGCCCAAATAGCAGCTGTGGTAGTGGCTTAAGGCAACCTAATGACAGTGTGGGCCATTTCAAAGGAATAGGACTAAAGCAAGATGATAGTAGCCATCAAATGAGGCAAAATAACTATGAATGTATTGGTTTTAAGAGTCTGAGTCAGACAGGAGATGGCAAAAGGCATGTTAGTTGCCTGGGAGAAAATGGGAACTGTAGCCCTGGCTCAAGAGTGACTGAAAATGGCCACAGCTTCCAACCACTGAGGGGCGTTAGTAGTGAAAATCACACTAAAGTCATGAGGCAAAATAAAGCAGGTGGAAGCCACACTCAAGAAGAACAGAAGCAACCAGCCGAGAGCTACAATGATAAATTACAGCTACATGGCAGCAGTTGGGGAAATGGACTTTTGTTAGTTGATGGCGACAAACAGGGTCAAGAGAGCCAAATCAGGGGCTATTTAGTAAGGAGGCCAAATGGAGGCTACCTCAAAGGACTGAAGCATAGCAGTGGAGAGGGTATTAGTGCAAACCTGAGGCAAAATGGTACACAGGAGAGCCATCTCAGTGGACCGAATCCAAACAGGGAAGTCAGTATCTTGGAGCTGAGGCAAAATGGCAATTGTGGAGATGCTGCCAATGGCCGAAAACCAAAAAAACCTGGTCAATTTGGAGAGCTAACACAAGGTGGTGGCACCAACAAAGAGAAATGGATGGACTTCCAAGTAGGCAGCCCAGGGAAGATTAATGCTGACACACCAAAAGTGTCTTCCTGGACTTGCCCCACTGGGAGCAATGTTTTGGCCTGGGAAGAACCAAATATTAGGATAATGAAAGAAAAGGATGAATTTGAGGAATGTTCTGCCTTAGACATACCTATCACCACATCTCCCTGGCAACCTGACAGCCCCGAACCATATTCCTTGCCATGCAATATTTCTATATCCCCCAGTAACCATTCACACCACCAGTTTAGAAGCACCTTTCAGCATTGGGAAGAAGATGGTTCAGCTCCTAGCTTTCCTTTTCAAGACCCTGAGACCTATGATCAGCACTCCATGTCAGCATTAGATTCCAAACCCTGCATGTGCTTTGCATGCCCCAAGCAGTTTCGTCGGGCCACAGATCTGAAAGAGCATCTTCGGGTGCACACAGGCGAACGGCCTTTTGGTTGCAGTGTCTGTGGCAAGCGGTTCACTCAGAGCTCAGCCCTGGTTACTCACAGGCGACtgcacactggagagaaaccctTTGAGTGTGCTGTTTGCTCCAGACGTTTCAATAATTCTTCTAATTTTGCCAAGCATCGCCGGCTTCATGGGCAGGAGGGTACAAGACACAGTAATAAAGCAATAGTGAAAGATCTATGGAGCACCAAGCCACACTGA
- the ZNF865 gene encoding zinc finger protein 865, protein MEANAASDEGVHFQSYPFDFLEFLNHQRFEPMEAYNHEHAKAVAALPCPQPQYEYTQQPTAAPPAHFDRVPTALGTSKPKVEASSSSTSVSSANIQVKKVEPGGPAPAPPPPQQQQQQQQQQQPYSTPAVVPATSQPLFDSTAAAAAAAAAYNTPQWGIVDLSGHQHLFSSLKRGQAPPPATSAGVVGADSQAGKDDKNYFRRLKYFIDRRFPCGVCQKSFKQSSHLVQHMLVHTGERPYECTTCGRTYNHISSLIRHRRCHKDTEDATAAANAAAANAAAAVAAAAVAAANTATAPGAEGAAQPPAQSGNPQVVPAPAGGTATSALSVAIAQAEGPFTCSLCWKVFKKPSHLHQHQIIHTGEKPFSCSVCQKSFNRRESLKRHVRTHSDLLRVQCGVCGKEFRDASYLLKHQATHAPPGTLPPRPEYKCDICGKGYVAPQNLLRHRQLQHEGAQLPKDGTGALSYLPPGAYLLPQDPQATSSDGDTKPASYGLLGAHPLLVGTAAGKNFCCGICGRGFGRRETLKRHERIHTGEKPHQCAVCGKRFRESFHLSKHHVVHTRERPYKCEICGKVFGYPQSLTRHKQIHRLQLPCSLPPMGPSLTPMGPSLPPPPEGLTYGCSDCGERFPDLFHVMSHKEVHVAEKPYPCDVCGKCFGFIENLMWHKLVHQAAPERLLPPDETAAAVAPLENGMASGDNLTSFEDHHPTLPSGERFSCSICGQTFKHFLGLVTHKYVHLVRRTLACSVCGQSFAGAYDLLLHRRTHLQKRHFSCPVCGKRFWEAALLMRHQRCHTEERPYRCAVCGRGFLRSWYLRQHKVVHTGERAYKCALCNKRFAQSSSLAEHQRLHVVARPQRCPTCGKTFRYRSNLLEHQRVHLGEKVYRCDRCSKSFFYLSSILRHQRSHDAKRELRCGACLKLFKDPKYFSKHLQAHQGGRPFKCSTCGEAFSNTYGLKKHRHIHKMERFAAMGAHKEQQA, encoded by the coding sequence ATGGAAGCCAATGCAGCAAGCGACGAGGGTGTGCATTTCCAGAGCTACCCCTTCGACTTCTTGGAGTTCCTGAACCACCAACGCTTTGAACCTATGGAGGCCTACAACCACGAGCACGCCAAAGCAGTCGCCGCCCTACCCTGTCCACAGCCACAGTACGAGTACACCCAGCAGCCAACAGCTGCTCCACCTGCCCACTTTGACCGTGTCCCCACAGCCCTTGGCACATCAAAGCCCAAAGTTGAGGCCTCTTCTTCCTCTACATCTGTTTCCTCAGCTAACATCCAAGTCAAGAAGGTTGAACCAGGGGGCCCTGCACCcgcacctcctcctccacagcagcaacagcagcagcagcaacaacaacaaccttacaGCACTCCAGCAGTGGTACCTGCAACCAGTCAGCCTCTCTTTGATagcacagctgctgctgctgctgccgcagCTGCTTACAACACTCCTCAGTGGGGCATTGTGGATCTCTCCGGCCATCAGCACCTCTTCAGCAGCCTAAAACGTGGCCAGGCTCCACCCCCAGCCACTTCTGCCGGTGTGGTAGGTGCCGACAGCCAGGCAGGCAAAGACGACAAAAACTACTTCCGGCGTTTGAAATACTTCATTGACCGGCGCTTCCCTTGTGGGGTGTGCCAGAAATCTTTCAAGCAATCATCTCATCTAGTGCAACACATGTTGGTCCATACAGGTGAGAGGCCCTATGAGTGCACCACCTGTGGGCGCACCTACAATCACATTTCCAGTCTCATCCGACACCGCCGCTGTCATAAGGACACAGAGGATGCAACGGCGGCTGCCAATGCAGCAGCTGCTAATGCagctgcagcagtggcagcagcagctgttgctgctgccaacACAGCTACTGCTCCAGGTGCTGAAGGAGCTGCCCAGCCTCCTGCCCAAAGTGGCAACCCTCAAGTGGTACCTGCGCCAGCTGGGGGGACAGCAACATCTGCTCTCAGTGTTGCCATAGCTCAGGCTGAAGGCCCCTTCACTTGTTCTCTTTGCTGGAAGGTGTTCAAAAAGCCAAGCCACCTGCACCAACATCAGATTATCCACACAGGTGAAAAGCCATTCTCATGCTCTGTCTGCCAGAAGAGCTTCAACCGCCGGGAGAGCTTGAAGCGTCATGTGAGGACCCACTCAGACTTGTTGCGAGTGCAGTGTGGCGTCTGCGGCAAGGAATTCCGAGATGCTTCGTACCTGCTTAAGCACCAAGCAACCCATGCACCTCCTGGCACCTTACCACCACGTCCTGAATACAAGTGTGACATCTGTGGCAAGGGCTACGTGGCACCCCAGAACCTACTGCGCCATCGGCAGCTACAACACGAGGGAGCCCAACTGCCCAAGGATGGCACAGGTGCCCTGTCCTATCTGCCTCCGGGGGCCTACCTCCTTCCGCAAGACCCACAGGCCACCAGTTCTGATGGTGATACCAAGCCAGCATCATATGGGCTTTTGGGTGCTCATCCATTGCTGGTGGGAACAGCAGCTGGTAAGAATTTCTGTTGTGGAATCTGTGGCCGTGGTTTTGGGCGCCGGGAGACACTCAAGCGACATGAACGAATCCACACGGGTGAAAAGCCTCACCAGTGTGCCGTATGTGGGAAGCGTTTCCGTGAATCTTTCCACCTCAGCAAACACCATGTAGTGCACACACGGGAGAGACCCTACAAGTGTGAGATATGCGGGAAAGTTTTTGGTTACCCACAAAGCTTAACCCGTCACAAACAAATCCACCGGCTGCAACTGCCTTGTTCTTTGCCACCAATGGGGCCCTCCTTGACGCCCATGGGGCCTTCATTACCTCCGCCTCCAGAGGGACTAACTTACGGCTGCTCGGACTGTGGAGAACGCTTTCCTGACCTCTTTCATGTCATGAGCCACAAGGAGGTCCATGTGGCTGAGAAGCCGTACCCATGTGATGTCTGTGGCAAGTGTTTTGGCTTCATTGAGAACCTCATGTGGCACAAGCTGGTCCACCAGGCTGCTCCTGAGCGGCTCTTGCCACCAgatgaaacagcagcagcagtcgCCCCTCTGGAGAATGGAATGGCTAGTGGCGACAACTTGACATCTTTTGAGGATCACCACCCCACCTTGCCAAGTGGCGAGCGTTTTTCATGCTCAATTTGTGGCCAAACTTTCAAGCATTTCCTGGGGCTTGTGACCCATAAGTATGTGCACCTGGTGCGCCGCACATTGGCCTGTTCAGTCTGTGGGCAGAGTTTTGCAGGTGCCTATGACTTACTGCTGCATCGTCGTACCCACCTGCAGAAACGCCATTTCTCTTGCCCAGTCTGTGGCAAACGTTTCTGGGAGGCTGCCCTTCTCATGCGCCACCAGCGCTGCCACACAGAGGAGCGCCCTTACCGCTGTGCTGTCTGTGGGCGTGGCTTTCTACGCTCATGGTACCTACGTCAACATAAAGTGGTGCACACTGGCGAGCGGGCCTACAAGTGTGCCCTCTGCAACAAGCGGTTTGCCCAGTCATCCAGCCTGGCTGAACATCAGCGCCTTCATGTTGTTGCTCGACCCCAGCGTTGCCCTACTTGTGGTAAGACCTTTCGCTACCGCAGCAACCTTCTAGAGCACCAGCGAGTGCACTTGGGTGAGAAGGTCTACCGCTGTGACCGTTGCTCCAAGAGTTTCTTCTACCTGTCATCTATCTTGCGCCACCAGCGCTCCCACGATGCAAAGCGCGAGTTACGATGTGGAGCCTGCCTCAAGCTCTTCAAAGACCCCAAGTATTTCAGCAAACACCTCCAGGCCCACCAGGGTGGGCGGCCATTCAAGTGCAGCACCTGTGGAGAAGCTTTCTCCAACACCTATGGCCTCAAGAAGCACCGCCACATTCACAAGATGGAGCGCTTTGCTGCTATGGGGGCTCACAAGGAACAACAAGCATAG